Proteins encoded by one window of Thermodesulfobacteriota bacterium:
- a CDS encoding M23 family metallopeptidase, whose product MREQQLITIRVGYAGRNFGIRLGRTAVISVAVAAAAVFVLLTQGIYDIRDNLSKLRELRSLRERVSEQELALHGLHAKFEGLVAEVDRLRSMDNRLKSLDINNNPVGAGRRSGIGGGETPEASAAGRIDLILDREFDRLKKDVLVQVTNLDLLGERLEARRTFLESLPKGWPVRGVLSSTFGVRNSPFTGTPVFHHGLDIVTGLGTAVSATGPGTVVKSAFEALMGNVIEVDHGAGYRTVYAHLSSRSVGEGASVSRGDELGKVGATGRATGPHLHYEVRVDGLRVNPARFLN is encoded by the coding sequence GTGCGCGAGCAACAGCTGATCACGATCCGTGTCGGGTACGCCGGGCGGAATTTCGGGATCCGCCTCGGGCGGACCGCCGTGATCTCCGTCGCGGTTGCGGCGGCTGCCGTTTTCGTCCTCCTGACCCAGGGGATCTACGACATCCGCGACAACCTGTCCAAGCTCCGGGAATTGCGGTCGCTGCGGGAACGGGTTTCCGAGCAGGAGCTCGCGCTCCACGGGCTCCACGCCAAGTTCGAGGGGCTGGTGGCGGAGGTCGACCGGTTGCGTTCCATGGATAACCGGCTGAAGTCGTTGGATATAAACAACAATCCCGTGGGCGCCGGGAGGCGCTCCGGGATCGGCGGCGGAGAGACGCCCGAGGCGTCCGCGGCCGGCCGGATCGACCTGATTCTCGACCGGGAGTTCGATCGGCTGAAGAAGGACGTGCTGGTGCAGGTGACGAACCTCGACCTGCTCGGCGAGCGGCTCGAGGCCCGGCGCACTTTCCTCGAAAGCCTCCCAAAGGGATGGCCGGTCCGGGGAGTCCTGTCCTCCACGTTCGGCGTGAGGAATTCCCCGTTCACCGGCACGCCCGTCTTCCATCACGGGCTGGACATCGTCACGGGACTCGGGACCGCGGTGTCCGCAACCGGGCCGGGCACCGTCGTGAAGAGCGCCTTCGAGGCGCTGATGGGAAACGTGATCGAGGTGGATCACGGAGCGGGGTACCGCACGGTCTACGCGCACCTTTCCTCCCGGTCGGTCGGGGAGGGAGCTTCCGTGAGCCGCGGCGACGAGCTGGGGAAGGTGGGCGCCACGGGGCGCGCCACCGGCCCGCACCTTCATTACGAGGTCCGCGTCGACGGGCTCCGGGTCAATCCCGCGCGCTTCCTGAATTAA